Below is a genomic region from Mycolicibacter hiberniae.
TTCTCCGGCCTGGCCATGTCCCAGCTGGACGCCGACGGCGCCAGGGGGATGGGCGACATCGCCCGGATGTGCGCCGCCGTCACCGTGCAGCGACTCGGCGCCCAACTCGGCGACGCCGACTGCGAGACGCTGACCGCGGCCCTGGATCTCATCACCCCGTGGCTGTCGGCACCGGTGGGTCGGTTCGCGCTGATCCACGGCGACTATCGGCTGGACAACATGCTGTTCAGTCCCGACGGCGAAGCGATCTGGGTGGTGGACTGGCAGACGCTGGGCGTTGGGCTGCCGGCCCGCGATCTGGCTTTTTTCACCGGCACCAGCGTGGAACCCGAGCTGCGCAACCGGATCGAAGCCGATCTGGTCGCCGAGTACCACAGCGCGTTGCTGGGCCATGGTGTCACCGGCTATGACCGGGAAACCTGTTGGCAGGACTACCGTTTCGGCGCGCTGCAGGTGCCGCTGATCTGCGCGCTGGGCCTGGTTTTCGCGACCGGCACCGACCGCGGCGACGACATGTTCGTGACGATGCTGCGGCGGGGATGCCAGGCCATCCGTGATCTGGGCACGCTGGAGCTGGTGGTCGAGCTGGCCGGTCGTTGACGACGAAGAAGGAGAGGTCGCGCTGATGGATGCTCAACCGCAGGGGTCCTCCCGGTCGGGGCCACCCGAGGGGGACTGGCTGGGGACGCCGTACCTGACGCTGCGGCGGGAGGGGCCCATCGCCGTCTGCACCATCGACCGGCCCCAGGCCCGCAATGCGCTGACCCCCGCCATGTACTTCGGTCTGCGATACGCGGTGGGCCGGGTCAATCAGGATCCGGGGCTGGCCGGGCTGCTGATCACCGGTACCGGCGACGTGTTCGCCCCCGGCGGCGACATGGGCGGCGGCGGCGCGGACGACTGGATCACCTTCGGTGCCGCGCTGGGCATGGACATCACCCCGTTCGACACCCTGCGCAGTTCGGTCAAGCCGGTTGTCTGCGCCGTCAACGGACTGTGCCAGGGCGGCGGACTGCAGATCGCCCTGTGCAGTGATGTGGCGGTGGTCAGCGACCGGGCCACCTTCCGGGTGCCGGAGCTGTTCCGCGGGATCGCCGACACCTACTACAGCCAGATGCTGGCGCGGGTGATCGGGCCGGTCCGCACGCGGGACCTGATGTTCACCGGCCGCACCGTCGATGCGCACGAGGCCCTCGACTGGGGCCTGGTGGCCCGGGTGGTTGCGCACGACGACCTGCTCGACACCGCGCGCGAGGTGCTGGCGCAGTGCTGTCGCACCGCCCCGGCGGCGCGCGGGGTGGTCAAGGCCAGCCTGGACTCCTACCTCGGCCTGTTCGACCGGATCGGGATGAACACCAGCCTGGGCGCCCCGGAGGCCGTCGAGGGTTTCCGGGCGTTCAAGGAACGCAGATCACCGCAGTGGGTCCACCCCGATCTGCAGGTCGACGGCCGGCTCTGAAGTGCACCCGCTGTGTTTACGCAATACGAGAATCTGTGTGCAATAAAAGCAGAACCGGGTATCCCAAAATTCTCAAATCCGATAGGATTCCACACGCAGTGACGCGGGAGGAGCCGGCCTGATGGGGATGAAAGACCTGATCCGGTGGTCCCCGGGGGCCGCGGCAGCCCGCCTGGCCGGCCCCATGGAGGCGGTCGGTGGACTCTTCACGATGTCGGTGGACGCGGTCAGGTTCGCGTTCCGGCGGCCGTTCCAGGCCCGTGAATTCATCGAACAGTGCTGGTTCGTCGCCCGGGTCTCGCTGATGCCCACCCTGCTGGTGGCCATTCCCTTCACGGTCCTGGTCAGCTTCATCCTCAATATCCTGCTGCGTGAGCTCGGGGCCGCGGATCTGTCCGGTGCCGGGGCCGCCTTCGGCGCCGTCACCCAGGTGGGACCGATGGTGACCGTGTTGATCGTGGCCGGGGCCGGTGCCACCGCGATGTGCGCCGACCTGGGCTCGCGCACCATCCGGGAAGAGATCGACGCCATGGAGGTGCTGGGCATCAACCCGGTGCAACGGCTGGTGACACCGCGCATGCTTGCCGCCGGCCTGGTGGCGCTGCTGCTCAACAGCCTGGTGGTGATCATCGGCATCCTCGGCGGTTATGCCTTCTCGGTCTTCGTCCAAGACGTCAACCCGGGCGCATTCGCGGCAGGCATCACCTTGCTGACCGGTGTTCCCGAACTGGTCATCTCCTGCGTCAAGGCCGCGCTGTTCGGTCTGATCGCGGGAATGGTGGCCTGCTACCGGGGTCTGACCATCTCCGGCGGCGGCGCCAAAGCCGTGGGCAACGCGGTCAACGAAACCGTCGTCTATGCCTTCATGTCACTGTTCGTGGTCAATGTCGTCGTCACCGCCATCGGCATCAAGATGACGGCACGCTGAGGCATGGCAGTGCGCAGTCTGCAGGCCGTCTACCCGCGCCTGACGCGGCAGCTCCGGCGCCCGATCACGGCGCTGAGCCAGGTGGGCGATCACACCCTGTTCTACGGCAGGGCGATCGCCACCACGCCGTTCGCCTTCGCCCGCTACCGCCGCGAGGTCATCCGGCTGATCGCCGAGATCAGCATGGGCACCGGCACCCTGGCGATGATCGGCGGCACCGTGGTGATCGTCGGCTTCCTGACCCTGGCGGCCGGCGGCACGCTGGCGGTGCAGGGCTACAGCTCGCTGGGCAACATCGGCATCGAGGCCCTGACCGGATTTCTGGCGGCGTTCATCAATGTGCGTATCTCGGCTCCGGTGGTCGCCGGCATCGGCTTGGCCGCCACCTTCGGTGCCGGGGTCACGGCGCAGCTGGGGGCGATGCGGATCAACGAGGAGATCGACGCGCTGGAAGCGATGGCCATCCGCCCGATCGCCTACCTGGTCAGCACCCGCATCGTCGCCGGACTGGTGGCGATCGTTCCGCTGTATGCCATCGCGGTGATCCTGTCCTTTATGGCCAGCCGCTTCACCACGGTGTTCCTGTTCGGGCAGTCGGCCGGGCTCTACGACCACTATTTCCGCACGTTTCTCAACCCCATCGACCTGTTGTGGTCGTTTCTGCAGGCGTTCCTGATGGCGATCACGATCCTGCTGATCCACACCTACTTCGGCTACTTCGCCGCCGGCGGCCCGGCCGGGGTCGGGGTCGCGGTCGGCAACGCGGTGCGGACCTCGCTGATCGTGGTGGTCTCGGTGACCCTGTTGGTCTCGCTGGCGGTCTACGGGGCCAGCGGCAACTTCAACCTGGCGGGGTAGCGGGCAGGCGTTTTCATCTGACGGTATTGGCATTCTCATTTCGTGCCAGTACCGTATCCATCGATGAGCGACCCAGTGCAGACCTCCTCCGGGATCCCGCTGAAACCGGTATACGGCCCGGAAGACCGGCGCGAAGAACCGCCGCCACCCGGGACCTATCCCTTCACCCGCGGCAACTTCGAGTCCGGATACCGCGGCCGGCTGTGGACCTTCCGCCAGTACTCCGGGTTCGGCACCGCCGAAGAGTCCAACCGGCGCTACCAGTACCTGCTGAGCCAGGGCGGCACCGGGCTGTCGGTGGCACTGGACCTGCCGACGCAGTGCGGGTACGACTCCGACGACCCCGAGGTCATGGAAGAGGTCGGCCGGGTCGGGGTGGCGGTGGACACCCTGGCCGACGCCGAGATCCTGTTCGACTCGATCCCGCTGGACAAGATCAGCACCAGCTTCACCATCAACGGCACCGCCGCGATCCTGCTGGCGTTCTACGTGGCCGCGGCTGAGCGGGCCGGGGTACCCCGGGCCAAACTCACCGGCACCATCCAGAACGACATCCTCAAGGAATACGCCTCCCGGGGCACCTGGATCTGGCCTCCCGAGCCATCACTGCGGCTGATCGCCGACACCATCGAGTTCTGCGCCGCCGAAGTACCCCGCTTCAACGCGATCTCGGTCGCCGGTGCGCACTTCCGCGACGCCGGTGCCAACGCGGTGCAGGAGATGGCGTTCACGCTGGCCGACGGCGTCACCTACTGCGACACCGTCGTCGAGCGTGGCCGCATGAGCATCGAGCAGTTCGCCCCGCAGGTCTCGTTCTTCTTCTACACCCACGGCGACTTCTTCGAAGAGATCGCCAAATACCGGGCCGGCCGACGCCGGTGGGCCACGATCGTGCGGGAACGCTACGGCGCCAGCAGCGACAAGGCATCGATGTTCCGGTTCGGCTGCGTGGCAGGCGGGGCATCCCTGTTCGCCCCGCAGGCGCAGAACAACCTGGTGCGAGTGGCCTACGAGTCGATGGCCGCGGTGCTCGGCGGGGTTCAGTCGATGTTCACCGCCGCCTGGGACGAGCCCTTCGCCCTGCCCAGCGAGGAATCGGCGACCCTGGCGCTGCGCACCCAGCAGATCCTCGCCTATGAGACCGGGGTGACCCGGGTGGCCGATCCGCTCGGCGGCTCCTACTTCGTCGAGGCGCTCACCGACGCCACCGAGGAACGCATCATCGAGATCATGGCCGACCTGGAGAACCACGGCGGCATGGTGCGTGCCATCGAGGACGGCTATCTGCAGGGTCTGATCGCCGACGAGGCGTTCACGATCCACCACGAGATAGAGTCCGGCAGCCGACCCGTCGTCGGCGTCAACAAGTTCACCAGTGACGAGCCGCCACCGGAGATCGCCACCTACGAGCTCGATGCCGAAGGCCGCGAGGTCCAGCTCAAGCGGCTGGCGCGGGTCAAGGCCGAGCGCAACGCCGACGACGTCGCCGCCAAACTGGCGGCGCTGTCGCGCGCCGCCGAGGGCGACGCCAACCTCATGCATCCCCTGATCGACTGCGCTAACGCCTACTGCACGGTGGGCGAGATGGTCTCGGCGCTCAAGAACATCTGGGGCGAATTCCAGCAACCGGTGGTGTTCTGATGACTACTTCGCCTTCCACCTCCGCAGGTGTCCCGGCCCGCGTCCTGGTGGCCAAACCGGGGCTCGACGGTCACGATCGCGGAGCCAAGATCGTCGCCCGCACGCTGCGTGACGCCGGTTTCGAGGTCATCTACACCGGCATCCGCCAGCGCGTCGAGGACATCGTCGCCACCGCCCTGCAGGAGGACGTGGCGGTGGTGGGCCTGAGCATCCTGTCCGGCGCGCACGTCGCATTGACCGGTCGCGTCGTGGATGCCCTGCGTGCCGCCGACGCCGGCGACATCGGGGTGGTGGTCGGCGGAACCATTCCGCAAGGCGATGTGCCCAAGTTGCTGGCGGCAGGCGCCGCGGCGGTGTTCCCCACCGGAACGTCCCTGGAGGAATTGGTGACCGGAGTGCGTCAGGTGGTCGAAAGGGCGGAGGCGCAGTAGGTATGCGACTTGGGGTGATGATCGGAGCCGAACGCGGCGACATGGCGCGCAAAGTCGCCAAGCTGATCTCCGACATCGAATGGGCCGATGAGGCGGGCCTGGCCACCGCGTGGATGCCGCAGGTGCCCGACGATTTCGATCTGCTGAGCATGGTGGCGCTGATGGCCGCGCACAGCACGCGGATCGAACTGGGCACCGCCGTGGTGCCGCTGCAGGCCCAGCACCCGATAGCTCTTGCCCGACAAGCGCTGTCGGTGCACGCGATCTCCGGGGGGCGGCTGGCCCTGGGCGTCGGGCCGTCGCATCACTGGATCATCCGGGACATGCTCGGCCTGCCCTACGACAAGCCCGCCGCCTACACCCGCGACTACCTGCAGGTGCTGGGCGCCGCCATCGCCGGCCCCGGCCCGGTGGATGTTGAGAACGAGCACTTCACCGTGCACAACCCCACCGCGCTGGGCGCCGAGACGAAGATGCCGGTGCTGGTGGCTGCGCTGGGTCCGGTGATGCTGCAGATCGCCGGCGAGTACGCCGACGGCACGTCGCTGTGGATGGCCGACGAGAAGGCGATCGCCGAGCACATCGCGCCGCGGATCAACAAAGCCGCGGCCGCAGCGGGCAAGCCCGCGCCCCGCATCGTCGCCGGCATTCCGGTCACGCTGTGCGCCAACTCCGAGATCGAGACCGCCAAAGAGCGGGCCAACCGGATCTTGGCGGAGGCCGAGACCTCGCCCAACTATCAGCGACTGCTCGACCGCGGTGCGGCCCGTGACGTGGGCGACCTGTGCGCCGCCGGCGACGAGGAGTCGATACTCAAGCGGTTCAAGCAGTTCGCCGACGCCGGAGTGACCGACCTGTCGGTGCGACTGCTGCCGATCGGTGACACCCGCGATGAGCTGATCGCCTCGAAGTACCGCACCCGCGACGTGATCGCCGAGCTCGCCAAGGCGGTCTAGGTGAGCGGACCGCTTGCCGGGATCCGCATCCTCGAGGTGGGGGTGATGCTGGCCGGCCCATACGCCACCATGCTGCTGGCCGATCTCGGCGCCGAGGTCATCAAGATCGAACCGCCGGGCGGGGAGATCTCGCGCCAGGTCGGCCCGAGCTACTTCGCCAGCCTCAACCGCAACAAGACCAGCATCCAGCTGGACCTGACGTCGCCGGCCGGCCAGGCGAAACTGGGACAGCTGGTCACCGAGTCCCATGCGCTGCTGGTGAACATGAAGCCCTCGGTGATCAAGCGCCTCGGCCTCACCTATGACGCCCTGCGCCGGCACAACGAGCGGATCGTCTGTGTCGCCCTCACCGGATTCGGCCTGCAGGGCGGCGACGAACCGGCGTTCGACTACGTGATCCAGGCCGCCACCGGGGTGGCCGCGATGACCGGGGATCCGGACGCGCCGCCGACGCTGCCGGGCTACTCCTCGGCGGACAACTCCACCGGACTGACCGCGGCGTTGGGTCTGCTGGCCCAGATCGTCAGCGGGCGCGGCGGGCAGGTGGAGGTGTCGCTGCTGGACGTGATGCTCTCGCAACTGAACTACCGAGCGTCGGCCTACCTCAACGACGGTGTCGAGCCCCAGCGCTATCCCCATGGAGCGCATTCGTATTACGTTCCCGCGCAGCTTTTCCCGACCGCACAGGGATATCTGGCACTGTTCGTCACCCACGACGGCTTCTGGAAGGCGTTCGCCGCAGAGGCCGGCATCGAGGGCTTCGCGACGATGGCGCAGCGGGTGGCGCGCCGTGACGAGGTGCTCGCGGTCGTCACCACCGCGCTTGCCGCCGACACCGCTGCGGGGTGGGAGGCGCGGCTTCGCCCGTTGGGCATCCCCGCGGCAGCGGTGCGGACCTTGCCCGAA
It encodes:
- a CDS encoding cobalamin B12-binding domain-containing protein; translated protein: MTTSPSTSAGVPARVLVAKPGLDGHDRGAKIVARTLRDAGFEVIYTGIRQRVEDIVATALQEDVAVVGLSILSGAHVALTGRVVDALRAADAGDIGVVVGGTIPQGDVPKLLAAGAAAVFPTGTSLEELVTGVRQVVERAEAQ
- a CDS encoding phosphotransferase family protein; amino-acid sequence: MNARTAIPRHPRDVTSQWLSTVLSARGEPVEVASVDVVAVGTGQTGATYRVLADYRDNPAGLPGSFVIKLPAADDAVRDRVVLGYRSECAFYQEVAARVKVPIPQCFHCDINEDATEYALLLADRSPAVQGDQIAGCDPHQARLAVTALAGLHAPTWCDQRWLTFSGLAMSQLDADGARGMGDIARMCAAVTVQRLGAQLGDADCETLTAALDLITPWLSAPVGRFALIHGDYRLDNMLFSPDGEAIWVVDWQTLGVGLPARDLAFFTGTSVEPELRNRIEADLVAEYHSALLGHGVTGYDRETCWQDYRFGALQVPLICALGLVFATGTDRGDDMFVTMLRRGCQAIRDLGTLELVVELAGR
- a CDS encoding TIGR03564 family F420-dependent LLM class oxidoreductase, which produces MRLGVMIGAERGDMARKVAKLISDIEWADEAGLATAWMPQVPDDFDLLSMVALMAAHSTRIELGTAVVPLQAQHPIALARQALSVHAISGGRLALGVGPSHHWIIRDMLGLPYDKPAAYTRDYLQVLGAAIAGPGPVDVENEHFTVHNPTALGAETKMPVLVAALGPVMLQIAGEYADGTSLWMADEKAIAEHIAPRINKAAAAAGKPAPRIVAGIPVTLCANSEIETAKERANRILAEAETSPNYQRLLDRGAARDVGDLCAAGDEESILKRFKQFADAGVTDLSVRLLPIGDTRDELIASKYRTRDVIAELAKAV
- a CDS encoding MlaE family ABC transporter permease; its protein translation is MAVRSLQAVYPRLTRQLRRPITALSQVGDHTLFYGRAIATTPFAFARYRREVIRLIAEISMGTGTLAMIGGTVVIVGFLTLAAGGTLAVQGYSSLGNIGIEALTGFLAAFINVRISAPVVAGIGLAATFGAGVTAQLGAMRINEEIDALEAMAIRPIAYLVSTRIVAGLVAIVPLYAIAVILSFMASRFTTVFLFGQSAGLYDHYFRTFLNPIDLLWSFLQAFLMAITILLIHTYFGYFAAGGPAGVGVAVGNAVRTSLIVVVSVTLLVSLAVYGASGNFNLAG
- a CDS encoding CaiB/BaiF CoA transferase family protein: MSGPLAGIRILEVGVMLAGPYATMLLADLGAEVIKIEPPGGEISRQVGPSYFASLNRNKTSIQLDLTSPAGQAKLGQLVTESHALLVNMKPSVIKRLGLTYDALRRHNERIVCVALTGFGLQGGDEPAFDYVIQAATGVAAMTGDPDAPPTLPGYSSADNSTGLTAALGLLAQIVSGRGGQVEVSLLDVMLSQLNYRASAYLNDGVEPQRYPHGAHSYYVPAQLFPTAQGYLALFVTHDGFWKAFAAEAGIEGFATMAQRVARRDEVLAVVTTALAADTAAGWEARLRPLGIPAAAVRTLPEALKEHPEMIVRAGDFRLVGSPIRVAGYEPSYRPPPELGD
- a CDS encoding methylmalonyl-CoA mutase family protein, producing MSDPVQTSSGIPLKPVYGPEDRREEPPPPGTYPFTRGNFESGYRGRLWTFRQYSGFGTAEESNRRYQYLLSQGGTGLSVALDLPTQCGYDSDDPEVMEEVGRVGVAVDTLADAEILFDSIPLDKISTSFTINGTAAILLAFYVAAAERAGVPRAKLTGTIQNDILKEYASRGTWIWPPEPSLRLIADTIEFCAAEVPRFNAISVAGAHFRDAGANAVQEMAFTLADGVTYCDTVVERGRMSIEQFAPQVSFFFYTHGDFFEEIAKYRAGRRRWATIVRERYGASSDKASMFRFGCVAGGASLFAPQAQNNLVRVAYESMAAVLGGVQSMFTAAWDEPFALPSEESATLALRTQQILAYETGVTRVADPLGGSYFVEALTDATEERIIEIMADLENHGGMVRAIEDGYLQGLIADEAFTIHHEIESGSRPVVGVNKFTSDEPPPEIATYELDAEGREVQLKRLARVKAERNADDVAAKLAALSRAAEGDANLMHPLIDCANAYCTVGEMVSALKNIWGEFQQPVVF
- a CDS encoding MlaE family ABC transporter permease; the encoded protein is MGMKDLIRWSPGAAAARLAGPMEAVGGLFTMSVDAVRFAFRRPFQAREFIEQCWFVARVSLMPTLLVAIPFTVLVSFILNILLRELGAADLSGAGAAFGAVTQVGPMVTVLIVAGAGATAMCADLGSRTIREEIDAMEVLGINPVQRLVTPRMLAAGLVALLLNSLVVIIGILGGYAFSVFVQDVNPGAFAAGITLLTGVPELVISCVKAALFGLIAGMVACYRGLTISGGGAKAVGNAVNETVVYAFMSLFVVNVVVTAIGIKMTAR
- a CDS encoding enoyl-CoA hydratase/isomerase family protein — its product is MDAQPQGSSRSGPPEGDWLGTPYLTLRREGPIAVCTIDRPQARNALTPAMYFGLRYAVGRVNQDPGLAGLLITGTGDVFAPGGDMGGGGADDWITFGAALGMDITPFDTLRSSVKPVVCAVNGLCQGGGLQIALCSDVAVVSDRATFRVPELFRGIADTYYSQMLARVIGPVRTRDLMFTGRTVDAHEALDWGLVARVVAHDDLLDTAREVLAQCCRTAPAARGVVKASLDSYLGLFDRIGMNTSLGAPEAVEGFRAFKERRSPQWVHPDLQVDGRL